The region GATCGCGTCGCGATCCGCGGCGGTCCGGAGCGGCGGTTTCATCTTCGTGTTCGTGTCGTACCCCTTCACCGACTCGTCGGTCAGCGTGAAGTGGTGCGGCGTCGCCTCGGCTGTGACGCGCACGCCGCGCGATTTCGCCGTGCGCACCAGCTCGACCGTCGCCGCGGTGCTGATGTGCGCGAGGTGGAGCCTTCCCCCCGTGACCTCGGCGAGCCGGATGTCGCGGTACGCCATCGCCTCCTCGGCGGCGGCGTGCATGCCGCGGAGGCCGAGGAGCGTCGAGACGAACCCCTCGTTCATGACGCCTCCGTTCGCGAGCGACGGCTCCTCCTCGTGGGCGATCACCGGGATGTCGAACATGCGGGCGTACTCGAGCGCCTTGCGCATGAGGAACCCCGAGGCCACCGGCTCCCCGTCGTCGGAGATGGCGACGGCCCCGCGGTGGACGAGGTCGCCGATCTCGCTGAGCTGCTCCCCTTTCAGCCCCTTGCTGAGCGCGCCGATGGGGAAGACGTTCACGGGGGACTTCTCCCGGGCCTGCGCGAGGATGAAATCGGTCACGCTCTGGTTGTCGTTCACCGGGCTCGTGTTCGCCATGCAGGCGACCGAGGTGAACCCTCCCGCCGCCGCCGCGCGCCCGCCGCTCTCGATCGTCTCCTTGTCCTCGCGGCCGGGCTCCCGGAGGTGCACGTGGATGTCGATGAACCCCGGGGCCACGATCAGCCCGGCGAGATCGTAGGTCGACTCCGCGGCCGACTTCGGGATGTTGACCGCAACCGCGGAGATCTTCCCGTCCTCGATCAGGACGTCGAGCGTCTCGTCGACGCCGCGGCCCGGATCAATGACCCGGCCGTTCTTCAGCAGAATCCGCATCACCCGTCTCCCCCGCCAGAAGGTAAAGGACCGCCATGCGCACGGCGACGCCGTTCGTCACCTGGTCGAGGATGACCGAGTACGCGCCGTCGGCGACCTTGCTCTCGATTTCGACACCCCGGTTGATGGGCCCCGGGTGCATGATGATCGCGTCGCGCTTCGCGAGCGCGACGCGCTCCTCGGTGAGGCCGAAGAGGTTGTAGTACTCGCGGACGCTCGGGAAATATCCCTTCCCCTGCCTCTCCATCTGGATGCGCAGCATCATGATGACGTCGGCCCCGTCGAGCGCCTCGGCCATCGAGTGCGTCACCTTCACGCCGAGTCTCGCGACCTCGAGCGGCATGAGCGTCGGCGGCCCGGCGAGGATGACCTCGGCCCCGAGCTTCCGGAGCAGGAAGATGTTCGACCGGACGACGCGGCTGTGCAGGATGTCGCCGATGATCGCGACCTTGAGCCCGGCGATTGCCTTCTTCTTCTGCCGGATCGTGTACGCGTCGAGGAGCGCCTGCGTCGGGTGCTCGTGGCTCCCGTCGCCCGCGTTGATGATCGACGAGCGGCAGTAGCGCGCGAGGAAGTGCGGGGCCCCCGACATCTGGTGGCGCATCACGATGAAGTCGGGGGCCATCGCCTCGATGTTCCGCGCGGTGTCGATCAGCGTCTCCCCCTTCACGAGGCTGGAGGACGACGCGGAGAAGTTGAGCGAGTCGGCGGAGAGGCGCTTCTCCGCGAGCTCGAACGACGTCCGCGTCCGCGTGGACGGCTCCATGAACAGGTTCACGACGGTGCGGCCGCGGAGCGTCGGGACCTTCTTGATCTCGCGCCGGGAGATCTCCGCGAACGACTCGGCGGTGTCGAGGATGAGGACGATCTCCTCGGGGGTCAGCGACTCGATCCCGAGGAGGTGGCGGCTCTTCAG is a window of Acidobacteriota bacterium DNA encoding:
- a CDS encoding dihydroorotase, giving the protein MRILLKNGRVIDPGRGVDETLDVLIEDGKISAVAVNIPKSAAESTYDLAGLIVAPGFIDIHVHLREPGREDKETIESGGRAAAAGGFTSVACMANTSPVNDNQSVTDFILAQAREKSPVNVFPIGALSKGLKGEQLSEIGDLVHRGAVAISDDGEPVASGFLMRKALEYARMFDIPVIAHEEEPSLANGGVMNEGFVSTLLGLRGMHAAAEEAMAYRDIRLAEVTGGRLHLAHISTAATVELVRTAKSRGVRVTAEATPHHFTLTDESVKGYDTNTKMKPPLRTAADRDAILEGLRDGTIDAVASDHAPHCQDEKDVEYDTAPFGIVGLETSVALGLEHLVATNLLPLKRFVELYSSGPARVLGLMKGTLAVGADADVTVFSVKKETTVDPARFRSRSRNTPFAGMKLRGAPLMTIVGGKVVHGAL
- a CDS encoding aspartate carbamoyltransferase catalytic subunit — encoded protein: MRLKSRHLLGIESLTPEEIVLILDTAESFAEISRREIKKVPTLRGRTVVNLFMEPSTRTRTSFELAEKRLSADSLNFSASSSSLVKGETLIDTARNIEAMAPDFIVMRHQMSGAPHFLARYCRSSIINAGDGSHEHPTQALLDAYTIRQKKKAIAGLKVAIIGDILHSRVVRSNIFLLRKLGAEVILAGPPTLMPLEVARLGVKVTHSMAEALDGADVIMMLRIQMERQGKGYFPSVREYYNLFGLTEERVALAKRDAIIMHPGPINRGVEIESKVADGAYSVILDQVTNGVAVRMAVLYLLAGETGDADSAEERPGH